The stretch of DNA CGTCTTATTTAAGGTCAAGCAGTATTCCTCCAATCCAGTATTGATCATTAAAACCTATCATAACGGAATACAGGGCAAAAAACAAGAACGTCGTTTTGGCGGAATTTCAGTGAATCCGGTTGCAATTTTGCGTTCATTGAAATAAAAATAATGAATTGAAACTTTTTAAAACGGTCATTAAGGAAGCTTAAGAAAAGCTTTTGTGGCGGATTACCATTCCGCCAGATCCAGCACCTCAGTAAAAAAGGCGTCGTGGTTCTCATAAATTGTCTGGGGAGCATATTCCGCGAAATCCTCCTCGTTGTAAACCACACTGACCTGTACGCCTGTATGGATGGTCATTTTTGCCAGTCGGCGCGCCTGCTCCTTCAGGGTGTCATTGGCCTCGGACCGGATGGCGATACAGCCGGGTTTGTCAAATTGTCGAGCGATAAGATAAGCCATTTTGATTCATTCCTTTTTATTTTTATTATAGCATACCAGCGGGCAGCCGGGAAAAGGGATACGGATAAAAAATAGTCTCCTTAAAAAAAGAATCCGTTTTCAGCGAAAAAAATAACGTTTTTAAATATAAATACAAACTATAAATAACGTTTAAAAGCGTATAGAATGGGTAAATACCATTAAGATATGTTAGTTTGACAATACTTCTTA from Eubacterium sp. 1001713B170207_170306_E7 encodes:
- a CDS encoding DUF6718 family protein encodes the protein MAYLIARQFDKPGCIAIRSEANDTLKEQARRLAKMTIHTGVQVSVVYNEEDFAEYAPQTIYENHDAFFTEVLDLAEW